The genomic stretch AGGTACCACCGGGAGAAGAATAGGCCGTACGCGTGAGCGTTGCTTTCGGCACTCAGGCTGCCTTGCATTCGTAGAACACCATGCGGGCACTGCTTGCGTGTGCGAGGCGACGCCGTAGTGGCTTTCGTTTATACCATGCTCGGCCATCAGTTCGCGAACCGATTCCGCGCACTTGCCGCAACAACTGGCGACCCCGAGCTCAAGCTGTAGCTCGTCGAACGAGACAACGCCTTCCGCCAGCGAGGCACGGATTTTTTGGTCGGACACGGACTTGCACACGCAAACAATCATGATAAGTCTAAGAGTTAACGTTAATGAGAACTATTATAATTATATTTTTCATAATTTGACAAGCCCGCTCAGTGGTTTTGTAGGCGTTGTTGCATAAATCGAGCGTGAGGACGCATAGGAATTTCAAAGTTCCAGAGTCGTCTGTTTGGCACGTTATTGATCAGCCATTCGTGATGACCTATCGAGAATCGAACATATTTGTGCTTTAATCACCAATTTTCCCGTTCTATAGAACGGACTGCTCTCCCTGGGACATCAGCTCACAATTTTTGTGCGCGCCAGCGCTTCGTGATGCGCGCGCCGTTGCGCCAGCGTTTTGCCGCGCATAATACTGGCGTGCCGCAGCGGATTACCGCACAACACGCAGGTCAATGGGTCAACGTCGAAGACCTGACGCTATAAATCCTGATAGCGAATCTTTTCACGGGTTGCGGTTGCTGGCCTGGTAGCGTGTAGGCTTTTGGTGCCATTGCCCCCTCACCCGGTTCACCAGCAAATCGTAAAAATTGATCATCCGGAAGTGTTTTTCTGGAATGTGTTGAACAAACCGGTCGATGCATACCTGCGTCTCATACTCCGCGATGCGATGGCACCCGTCTCGATGGCTCAGGTAGTCAAACGTCACCGTCTTGCCGTAATCGTGCTTCAACCTGGACTTCACCAGTGGTAAACGCTTGATAGGCGTTGTTGCATAAATCAAGCGCGAGGACGCAATGGCATCGACGGGCATATTGATCACGAATTTCGGATCAATAATTTCAGGCGATACGAACGGATTGCGGACGAGCGAGGTCCGCCATGCGGTTGATGACGCCGACGCGAACGGCGACCTCGGTCGCCTGCGCGGCGATGTGACGCGCCCAGAGACAGTGGCCGGTGAGGGTCTTGAACCGATACATCGCATTCTCGGCAAGCGATCGCCGGTGGTAGCCACTGTGTTGCTTCCATTCTCGACGACCGTCACGGGCAATTGCATCAACCGCGCCATTACGCCACGCCGCACCGGGCATATCCGCTGGCCAATGAGCGGCACCCTCGCGTGGCGGAATCGAAGGAATAGCACTGCGTGCAGCAATGGCCGCATGGCATGGCTTGGTGTCGTAGGCACCGTCACCGCCGATGACATCGATTTGTTCTTCGCGTGGAATCTGGTCGAGCAACTTGGCCAGAGCGTCACCGTCAGCCACATTCTGATTCGTCATTAGCGCGGCATGCACTTGACCTGTATTCGCGTTGAGCGCGAGATGGACTTTACGCCACGTGCGCCGCTGCGAGTAGCCGTGCTGGCGCACCTTCCATTCACCTTCTCCATAGACCTTCAGACCGGTGCTGTCGACAACCAGATAGATCGGTTCATTGTCACGAAGGATCGGCAGTTCGACATCAAGCGTTTTTGCCCGGCGACAGAGCGTGGTGTAATTCGGCACCGGCAAGCTCGGGAAGGCCAAATCGCGCAGACTTTGGGTGAAACCTTGCAGGGCGCGCAAGGTCAGTCGATAGACGGTCTTCACGCCAAGTAATGCCTGAATCCACGCCAAGTAATGCCTGAATCAGCGTATCGCCGTATACACACGGGCGACCACGTGTGGGTATGGCATCGGGCATTCTGGCAAGGACGGCTTCATCTATCCATATTGTTACGTTCCCCGGCTGATCAGGCCTTCATTATAGGCCGCCCAATTCCTGACACGGTAGCGTGCCTTCGGCTCACCTTTCTTGTGTATGTCCTTGCGCATTTTCTTGGCAAAAATTAGGCAGTTACTCTGGAATCTGACTTGATAGGAGGCTGGCCCCGCGACCGTTGGGCGTAAACGTCAACGGATCTCGCTCGATTTATGCAACAACGCCCGATTTATGCAACAACGCCCGCTTGATATACCGGTTTAGATATTAATCAGAAATTCATTATCTTGAAATTAGAAAATCGTGCCTCATGTCTCGTTTTTCCATACCCATCAAATGAAGGATCATTTTCCAATTTCAAGAGGCGTTGTTGCATAAATCGAGCGAGATCCGTTGACGTTTACGCCCAACGGTCGCGGGGCCAGCCTCCTATCAAGTCAGATTCCAGAGTAACTGCCTAATTTTTGCCAAGAAAATGCGCAAGGACATACACAAGAAAGGTGAGCCGAAGGCACGCTACCGTGTCAGGAATTGGGCGGCCTATAATGAAGGCCTGATCAGCCGGGGAACGTAACAATATGGATAGATGAAGCCGTCCTTGCCAGAATGCCCGATGCCATACCCACACGTGGTCGCCCGTGTGTATACGGCGATACGCTGATTCAGGCATTACTTGGCGTGGATTCAGGCATTACTTGGCGTGAAGACCGTCTATCGACTGGCGTTGCGCGCCCTGCAAGGTTTCACCCACAGTCTGCGCGATCTGGCCTTCCCGAGCTTGCCGGTGCCGAATTACACCACGCTCTGCCGCCGGGCAAAAACGCCTGATGTCGAACTGCCGATCCTTCGTGACAATGAACCGATCTATCTGGTTGTCGACAGCACCGGTCTGAAGGTCTATGGAGAAGGTGAATGGAAGGTGCGCCAGCACGGCTACTCGAGGCGGTGCACGTGGCGTAAAGTCCATCTGGCGCTCAACGCGAATACGGGTCAAGTGCATGCCGCGCTAATGACGCATCAGAATGTGGCTGACGGTGACGCTCTGGCCAAGTTGCTCGACCAGATTCCACGCGAAGAACAAATCGATGTCATCGGCAGTGACGATGCTTACGACACCAAGCCATGCCATGCGGCCATTGCTGCACGCAGTGCTATTCCTTCGATTCCGCCACGCGCGGATGCCGTTCATTGGCCAGCGGATATGCCCGCTGCGGCGTGGCGTAATGGCGCGGTTGATGCAATTGCCCGTGACGGTCGTCGAGAATGGAAGCAACACAGTGGCTACCACCGGCGATCGCTTGCCGAGAATGCGATGTATCGGTTCAAGACCCTCACCGGCCACTGTCTCTGGGCGCGTCACATCGACTCGCAGGCGACCGAGGTCTCCGTTCGCGTCGGAGTCATCAACCGTATGGCACGGTCCTCGCTCGTCCGCAATCCGTTCGTATCGCCTGAAATTATGCCCATCGATGCCTCACACTCGATTTATGCAACAACGCCCCCGAAATGGTAATCACTGACTCAGTGCCGGTCAACCCACCTAAGCCCGAACAGACCGACCGCCAGGTAGATCAGCCCGGGTAGCGCCGCGGTTAGCGGAGCGGGCCAGGTATTGAGCGTGCCGATATGCGAGAACAGCGTGTTAAAGAGCTGGAAGCTCATGCCGAGCATGATGCCGCCGAACACTTTCATGCCAACCACGCTGGCGCGTGTATGTAGGTACGCGCACGGCAGCGACAGCACCAGCATCACGAACGCTGCGAACGGGTAGAGCAGCTTGCGCCACAGCGCAATCTCGTAACGCTGCGTGTCCTGCTGGTTATCGCGCAGATGCCGGATGTAGCGAAATAGGTTGAAGATCGACATACGTTCCGGCGAGACCAGCAGCACCGAGAGGATCTGCGGCGTAAGATCGGAGCGCAGCGAGTACTGCGGTATCGTCACCTGCTTAGAGCGATAGACTGGGTTCAGTGCATCCTTGGGCATGTTCGGCGCAGACTCGATCGGCGAGAGCTGGGTTTCAGCCACGTCGGTCAGCAACCAGTGGCCTGGCGGCACGTAGCGCCCCGACTTGGCGATGCGCACATTCTGCAGCTGAAACCGCGAGTCGAACTCGTAGATTCGCACGTTGCTGATAGTCGAGTCAGGCGAGAGCGTGCCGACGTTGACGAAGCGCGTGACGGGCTCGCCGTTGTCGTGTGCCGTCAGCGTGTCTTTGGCCCACACACCCGACTGGAAGTTCGACGAGACCGAGGAGCCCAACGCCTGGAGCCGCACGCGTTCGGAAAGCTGGCCGGTGTAGGGACCGATAAACTCGCCGATCAGGTAGGTGACGATCACCAGTGGAACACCGATCTTCAGCAGGGAGCGGAGCGCCCGGTTGGTGGCCAGGCCAGAGACGCGGAAAATGGTGAACTCTGAGTTGGCAGCCATCTGCGCGAACACGTAAATGGCGCTGATCAGGGTGGCAACCGGGATGATCTCGTAGAAGCGCGAGGGCATCTGCAGGCCTACGCGCAGAACCGCGTAGCCGAAGTTGTAGCTGCCGTGGCCGACCGAGTTCAGCTCACTGATCAGGTCGAAGAAAAAGAATAGCCCCGAGAACGTAAACAGCACAAACACGAAGGCCAGGTAGATCTGGCGCGCGAAATACTTTTCGTAGAGCCGCATCGGTCAGGCTCCCCAGTGGAATGTGGCACGCGGGATCAGCGGTTGGTTGCGCACGCGCATCCAGAACAGGAAGGCGACGATGCCGGCCACCACTAGGTGCAGCACCACCAGGCCTACGCAGAACGGGATCTTGCCGCGTCCGATCTGCGACTGCACCACGTTGAGCAGGTTCGAATATGTCAAATAGATCAACACGGCCATCACGAGGTTCACGGTACGCCCACGCCTCGGGTTCTGGTAGGTCAGCGGGATTGCGAGAATCATCAGATTGATGGCAATCAGAAGCAGGCCGGCGCGCCAGGCGAATTCGGCGAGGTTCTCATCGGTCGGATCACGCAGCAGGTCCAGCGTCGGGGTGCTAGTGGTGGTCGGCTGGGTGATCACTTTTTTACTCTGGATCTTTACGCCGTACCGTTCAAACTGTATGATCTTGAAGTTAGGCTGGCCGGGCACGCCGTCGTAGCGACGACCATTTTCCAGCACGATGAAGCGGTCGCCATTCTGGGCAGTCTTGGTATGGCCAGTCTGCGACACTACTACGTTGACCTTGCCTTGCTCGACAGTGGTGACGAACACGTTCTGCACGCTGGCCTGATCGGTCGACATCTTCTCGATGAAGAATACGCGGTTGGTGGACGGCGACTCGCGGAACTGGCCCGGCGCGAGTAACGAGACTTCGTCGCGCTGCTGGAAGCGTGCTTTGAGCAGCTTGCTCTGCTGGTTCGCCCAAGGCCAGCCGACGAAGGCGAAGAAGGCGATCAGAACGATTATGGGCGTGGCGAACACGCCGATCGGCTTGAGCAGGCGCGTCAGGCTCATGCCAGAGGCGAGCCAGACCACCATTTCGGCATCCTTATACCAGCGCGTGAGCACGAACAGGATCGACACGAAGAGGGTGCCGACCAGGATCATCGCGAGATAGCCGATCACGGTGAGGCCGATCAGTACGAGTACGTCCTTCGGGCTGACCTGACCGGTCGCTGCATAGCCGACGATGCGGATCATCATCGACGTCAACATGATCGTGAGCAACACCATGAAGACGCCGCTGGCGGTGTACGCAAGCTCGCGCTGGAGGAAGCGTTCGAAGATCATGTTTGAGGCGAAGAGGGCGGGGAGAGATACAGCGCGACGCCACAGGGAAAATAGCGGACAATGACAGCTTTCACCCACATAGCCCAAATCTTATCCAAGGACAAGCGCGATGGACTTTAGCATAAAAGGCTTTGATTGGAGCAAAAGTGCGTCCAAGGGCTTCCTGACAGGCAAGCCCGACTGCGTGGTGGTCGGCGTGTTCGAGTCGCAGACGCTGTCCGGTGCCGCCTTCGACATCGACGCAGCTGCCAAGGGTCTAGTGTCGCGCCTAGTCAAGGCCGGCGATATAGACGGTAAGCTCGGAAAGACGCTGTTTCTGCACGAGGTTGAAGGCGTTGGCGCTTCCCGCATCCTGCTGGTCGGCCTCGGAAAGCAGGATGGTTTCGGCCAGAAGGCCTACCAGGAAGCAACGCGTGCCGCCTGGCGCGCGCTGCTGGCCACCAAGATCGGCCAGGTTACGTTCACACTAGCGCAACTGCCGGTGGCTGAGCGCGGCACCGAGTGGAGCGTGCGCGCCGCGATCTTCACGCTGCGCAACGAGACCTACCTCTTTACGCAGATGAAGAGCAAGGCCGAACCAGCTCCGGCCACCCTCAAGCGCGTGGTGTTCAGTGTCCATCCGGACGATAAGTTGGCTGCCAAGCTGGCTGCCAAGCAGGCCGTGGCGATCGCCAACGGCATGGATCTCACACGTGAGCTGGGCAACCTGCCCGGTAACGTCTGTACCCCCACCTATCTCGCCAACAGCGCCAGGCAGCTGGCCAAAGACTGGGGCCTGAAGGCCGATGTGCTCAGCCTCAAGCAGATCCAGGCACTCAAGATGGGCTCCTTTCTGTCGGTCACGCGCGGTTCGGTTGAGCCGCCGCAGTTGATCGTGCTGCACTACCAGGGTGC from Burkholderia sp. encodes the following:
- the lptG gene encoding LPS export ABC transporter permease LptG yields the protein MRLYEKYFARQIYLAFVFVLFTFSGLFFFFDLISELNSVGHGSYNFGYAVLRVGLQMPSRFYEIIPVATLISAIYVFAQMAANSEFTIFRVSGLATNRALRSLLKIGVPLVIVTYLIGEFIGPYTGQLSERVRLQALGSSVSSNFQSGVWAKDTLTAHDNGEPVTRFVNVGTLSPDSTISNVRIYEFDSRFQLQNVRIAKSGRYVPPGHWLLTDVAETQLSPIESAPNMPKDALNPVYRSKQVTIPQYSLRSDLTPQILSVLLVSPERMSIFNLFRYIRHLRDNQQDTQRYEIALWRKLLYPFAAFVMLVLSLPCAYLHTRASVVGMKVFGGIMLGMSFQLFNTLFSHIGTLNTWPAPLTAALPGLIYLAVGLFGLRWVDRH
- the lptF gene encoding LPS export ABC transporter permease LptF, with the protein product MIFERFLQRELAYTASGVFMVLLTIMLTSMMIRIVGYAATGQVSPKDVLVLIGLTVIGYLAMILVGTLFVSILFVLTRWYKDAEMVVWLASGMSLTRLLKPIGVFATPIIVLIAFFAFVGWPWANQQSKLLKARFQQRDEVSLLAPGQFRESPSTNRVFFIEKMSTDQASVQNVFVTTVEQGKVNVVVSQTGHTKTAQNGDRFIVLENGRRYDGVPGQPNFKIIQFERYGVKIQSKKVITQPTTTSTPTLDLLRDPTDENLAEFAWRAGLLLIAINLMILAIPLTYQNPRRGRTVNLVMAVLIYLTYSNLLNVVQSQIGRGKIPFCVGLVVLHLVVAGIVAFLFWMRVRNQPLIPRATFHWGA
- a CDS encoding transposase; the protein is MPVDAIASSRLIYATTPIKRLPLVKSRLKHDYGKTVTFDYLSHRDGCHRIAEYETQVCIDRFVQHIPEKHFRMINFYDLLVNRVRGQWHQKPTRYQASNRNP
- a CDS encoding leucyl aminopeptidase: MDFSIKGFDWSKSASKGFLTGKPDCVVVGVFESQTLSGAAFDIDAAAKGLVSRLVKAGDIDGKLGKTLFLHEVEGVGASRILLVGLGKQDGFGQKAYQEATRAAWRALLATKIGQVTFTLAQLPVAERGTEWSVRAAIFTLRNETYLFTQMKSKAEPAPATLKRVVFSVHPDDKLAAKLAAKQAVAIANGMDLTRELGNLPGNVCTPTYLANSARQLAKDWGLKADVLSLKQIQALKMGSFLSVTRGSVEPPQLIVLHYQGAATKVAPIVLVGKGITFDTGGISLKPGEGMDEMKYDMCGAGSVLGTMRALAEMALKLNVVAIVPTCENMPSGQATKPGDIVTSMKGLTIEVLNTDAEGRLILCDALTYAERFKPVAVIDVATLTGACVVALGHHNSGLFSKDDALAGELLDAAREAGDPAWRMPLDDEYQELLKSNFADLANIGGRPGGSITAACFLARFAENYPWAHLDIAGTAWKSGAAKGTTGRPVPLLSQFLIDRAGV